One region of Eupeodes corollae chromosome 1, idEupCoro1.1, whole genome shotgun sequence genomic DNA includes:
- the LOC129942318 gene encoding uncharacterized protein LOC129942318 — protein MDTYSAEKLLAFFYPVIIFMSLLCCITSGVAWIHWRHVLNACAETNCGCFLNGRSTYNEFEGGHIAYCHFATYGLILPLFFAVILGIYHVYRVCMGTGKRKQGVTTLRQRSGDMIVVTTESEMTNNGISPYYWTPAAVISCVMFLYTLVHASIYTDGFNTTCEQYRATLLKEIQGVGRIVGVIKGRLSCAAVFDFMDFLVTSDRYERRRYGQIHTATCLYFSLIGTWLAVFAWLSISIINIVQSRRNKLARM, from the exons ATGGATACGTATAGTGCTGAAAAGTTGCTAGCGTTCTTCTACCCAGTTATCATTTTTATGTCGCTTCTGTGTTGCATTACTTCGGGAGTTGCATGGATACATTGGCGACACGTTCTCAACGCTTGTGCCGAAACTAATTGTGGATGTTTTTTGAATGGACGCAGTACTTATAACGAATTCGAGGGCGGGCACATTGCATATTGCCACTTTGCAACATACGGACTGATCTTGCCTCTGTTTTTCGCTGTTATATTGGGAATCTATCATGTTTATCGAGTTTGCATGGGCACTGGGAAGAGGAAGCAGGGGGTTACGACACTCAGACAGAg ATCGGGAGACATGATTGTCGTAACAACTGAATCGGAAATGACAAACAACGGTATATCACCCTACTATTGGACACCTGCAGCTGTCATATCATGTGTCATGTTCCTATACACCCTGGTGCATGCCTCTATTTACACAGATGGCTTTAATACAACCTGTGAACAATATCGAGCTacacttttaaaagaaattcaaggaGTAGGACGAATTGTCGGAGTGATAAAAGGCCGTCTTTCATGTGCAGCAGTTTTTGACTTTATGGATTTCCTTGTCACAAGTGACAGATATGAACGTCGTAGATATGGACAAATTCACACGGCGACTTGTCTCTATTTTTCACTTATCGGCACATGGTTAGCAGTTTTTGCATGGTTGAGCATATCGattataaatattgtacaaTCAAGAAGAAACAAATTAGCTCGTATGTAG
- the LOC129938502 gene encoding tRNA-uridine aminocarboxypropyltransferase 1, whose translation MSHALEMVLAPRKHPFVGMKIDDNSILDTIDGRYPCPQCYRSRKFFCYTCYVPVGELGTVLPKVTLPVKIDIIKHKKEIDGKSTAIHAAVLASDSCRIFTYPDIPDYSKEEGVVLIFPGAESVTVGQLFDKNVRLKTDDNFGLPYGWNMGTLLRKRVPEVLTDAESGSKEEDHQYTFDNLPVKRAVLIDSTWNQSRSIYKDKRVCSLKPVVLQNRCSQFWRHQKGSPRWYLATIEAAHQFMLEVHMNAWGLNKNYRGFENLEICDDCFQITSVIDHDVEDMSPTGPYNGHYDNLLYFFSNMYDLIHKYYDHNELKSYKRPI comes from the coding sequence ATGAGTCATGCCCTCGAAATGGTGCTGGCGCCCAGAAAGCATCCATTCGTTGGCATGAAAATCGACGACAATTCAATCCTAGACACCATCGACGGCCGCTATCCCTGTCCCCAATGCTATCGTTCCCGCAAATTCTTCTGCTACACCTGTTACGTCCCCGTGGGAGAACTTGGCACAGTCCTGCCCAAAGTCACGCTTCCTGTTAAAATAGATATCATAAAACATAAGAAAGAAATAGATGGCAAGAGCACTGCTATCCACGCTGCGGTTCTGGCCTCGGATAGCTGCCGGATCTTCACATACCCCGATATACCTGATTACTCGAAGGAGGAAGGTGTTGTACTTATATTCCCTGGAGCCGAAAGTGTGACGGTTGGTCAGCTGTTCGACAAGAATGTAAGGTTAAAGACCGACGACAACTTTGGACTTCCCTACGGGTGGAATATGGGCACTCTTCTGAGGAAGAGGGTGCCCGAGGTTCTAACAGATGCCGAAAGCGGCAGCAAGGAGGAAGATCATCAGTATACTTTCGACAATCTCCCAGTGAAGAGAGCAGTTCTCATCGACAGCACCTGGAATCAAAGTCGAAGCATTTACAAGGACAAACGGGTGTGTAGTTTGAAGCCGGTGGTGTTGCAAAATCGTTGCTCGCAGTTTTGGCGTCATCAAAAAGGCAGCCCACGGTGGTACCTCGCCACAATTGAAGCAGCCCATCAGTTTATGCTTGAAGTCCACATGAATGCCTGGGGTTTGAACAAAAACTATAGAGGATTTGAGAATCTGGAGATCTGTGACGATTGCTTCCAGATCACGAGTGTGATTGATCATGATGTGGAGGATATGAGCCCCACGGGGCCCTACAACGGGCACTACGATAACTTGTTGTATTTCTTCTCGAACATGTACGACTTAATCCACAAGTACTATGACCACAATGAGCTGAAATCCTACAAGAGACCGATATAG
- the LOC129938503 gene encoding signal peptidase complex subunit 1, with the protein MFDIQTHMDFDGQHKAEKYSRFIITLFGIVGLIWGAIIQQFSQTVYILGAGFLLAALLTVPPWPIYRRRPLNWQKPRPEVTTNGEESKKKKK; encoded by the exons atgttcgACATTCAAACACACATG GACTTTGATGGTCAGCACAAAGCTGAAAAGTACTCTCGCTTCATCATAACACTCTTCGGCATCGTTGGCTTGATTTGGGGTGCTATCATTCAACAATTTTCACAGACTGTGTACATCTTGGGCGCAGGATTCTTGCTCGCTGCACTT CTCACCGTTCCACCATGGCCCATCTATAGACGTCGTCCATTGAACTGGCAAAAACCACGTCCAGAAGTCACAACCAACGGCGAagaatcaaagaaaaagaagaaatag